The nucleotide window TGGAGGAGGATGGCAAATCTCAGCTGCGCTGCAACTTTTGCAACAACACCTTTGACTTTTCTGCCAATGATCTGGCGGATTTGTTAGCTGAGGCAAAAAAAAGAAGCCGGACTTAACCGGCTGCAACCGCCATATATTATTCCTTGACAGATGAAGCCTGAATGATTAAGTTTTAAAATAGGCAAATATCAACTAGCAGGGGGCGGTAATTATGTTAAAAGCTACTATTGTTGGCGGGTACAATGCACCCAGCAAAATGCTGCAGCGGAGAATCGGCGGTATTTTAAAAGATATAGCAAGCGTAGAGATCTGCCTTTTTGATGAATTGGATAAAAATGAATCCGATATTTATATTGCCTATTCCCATGGAATTAGATATGAAAAGCTCAGGACACAATTTCGCAGTGAAAATAAAAAGCTTATAGCCGCCGAATTGACCCTTTTGCCAATTGGCATTCGCATGTTGAAAGCCATAAAAAAAGGGTCTCGGGTTGGGGTTGTGGCAGAGCATTTGCGGTGTGCCAACTACTTCTTGGGAGAAATCCTGAAAGCGGGTGTGCTTGATTATCATTTTTTTGCAGGCAAAATTACCGATATGAAAAGGATGAATGTGGACGTCTTTGTCATACCGGAAGAATTGCTTGATCTTGCCGACGAAAGCGCTCGGCAGGGAAAAAATGTTTTACCTATTCCCCGTACGATAACGGCTTCCTGTTATGCCGACCTGATTAATGCGGCTATGGAAAATTAATTGATAAAATACTCTTAATATTTTAAATAAGTATATTGCAAGGCAACGAGTTTTGTTTTATAATCAAATTGTGGTAAAGTTTACAAAGGCCCCTTAGAAAAAATAATATTTGTTAAAGGCTAGTGTGGAGCCTGCATAACGTATTGTTTATGTAGGCTTTTTCTATTTTCAGGCTTCCGTTTTCTACAGTAGCGCTAGGAAATTGGGTTTGCCTGCAAATATGAAGGGCAGCGAGGGGAAAAAGACAATTCTATAGCTTTATGGCAGATTTATAGGTAAGTGTGGAACCTACATAAATAGCTCAATTTATGTAGGCTTTTTTATTTTCCGAAAGGAGATGAAGGAATGAGGCTATGGGAAACCGTTATCAGTGAAGAGGAGCGCTTGATCTGCCAAAAAGCCGGCTATGGAACACAAAGGATTTATTTAGGCAAGAAACCGGCTCTTCTGATTATAGATGTGACCCAATCTTTTACGGGGGGACCCTCGCCGGAACAAGCGGAATCCTACGCTACCAGTTGCCCGGCCGCCTGGGAGGCAGTAGATGCCATCAGACAACTTCTGTATATCTGCCGCAGCGCAGGAATAACCATTGTATATACTACCGGGAATAAGGCGCAGGAAAAGTTTTTCGGAGGGGCCACGATAAGGACACGCACACAGAAGGACCTTAAACCTGAAGGAGATCAGATACCCATATGTATCATGGCACAGGAAAATGAGCTTGTACTTAAAAAGAATAAAGCCAGCGCTTTTTTTGAAACTCCCTTGGCTACGTATCTTCACAAGCTGGGTATTGACAGCATTTTGGTGACGGGAGCTTCTACATCGGGTTGTGTTAGGGCTACGGTAATTGACGCCTTTTCCCACGGTTTTCATCCGCTGGTGGTGGAAGAGGCTACCTTTGACCGGTCCTCGACCTTACATCTGGTAAATTTGTTTGACATGAACGCCAAATATGCCGATGTGATCACTCTGGAACAAGCTGTTGCACTGATTTTTTCGTGGGAAAAGTCCGGGGAGGTGGAAAGAGTGGAGAGATGAAACAGTTCAACACTTGTGAAAAGGGAGGGATAATGATGGAACCGGAACTGAGAAAAAAACTGGAATTAGGGTTTGCTATACTAATTTTTATATTCTTTGCCGCCTTTCTTATCATCGGCATAACTTATCCGCCCAGGCCAAAGGAGCTGCCGCTGATGGTCGATATTATCGGGTTATTGCTAACGGGCAGCATAATCTTTTCCGTGATCAAAAAGCCGGCCGCTTCCTATAAAAAACCGGACCGGCCTATGAATTGGCGGGCTGTCAGCCTGGGCTTTGGCAGCATGCTCCTCTATCTGATTCTTACCTATTTTATCGG belongs to Dehalobacter sp. and includes:
- a CDS encoding tripartite tricarboxylate transporter TctB family protein: MMEPELRKKLELGFAILIFIFFAAFLIIGITYPPRPKELPLMVDIIGLLLTGSIIFSVIKKPAASYKKPDRPMNWRAVSLGFGSMLLYLILTYFIGMTLSSFVIVYGCGLAFGAKNKKTLTIVSLASVVVVYLLFGMLLKVSLYHGIFFGG
- a CDS encoding isochorismatase family protein; protein product: MRLWETVISEEERLICQKAGYGTQRIYLGKKPALLIIDVTQSFTGGPSPEQAESYATSCPAAWEAVDAIRQLLYICRSAGITIVYTTGNKAQEKFFGGATIRTRTQKDLKPEGDQIPICIMAQENELVLKKNKASAFFETPLATYLHKLGIDSILVTGASTSGCVRATVIDAFSHGFHPLVVEEATFDRSSTLHLVNLFDMNAKYADVITLEQAVALIFSWEKSGEVERVER